One window of the Pyrinomonadaceae bacterium genome contains the following:
- a CDS encoding M12 family metallopeptidase, giving the protein MATKKSKKTTSTKKAAKKSASKKKTQGAVKYSVSGEFLASSNVKSSYISGETFGLKKVDYAVSEGKAIFEGDIVLGSAAEMAAIKKSVENPVPDAVEAVVITGSQFRWPDGVLIFRIDPSLPNQQRVTDAINHWTANTNIRFRQRTTEANFVTFVPGGGCSSQVGMRGGEQLITLGAGCSTGSTIHEIGHALGLWHEQSREDRDNFVTINFANIQAGMAHNFNQHITDGDDIGRYDYGSIMHYPRNAFAINPNVDTITPRPDPNVPIGQRTGLSAGDVAAINSLYPRKAILGDTSSNGPAMTTRANQMVLLGWTGTGNLRLNFMSSANGLNYGSKVTLNEISAVSLALAVFQNRFVVAWIGVGNNRLNVMQSTNGVTWTNKVTLGDTSLSSPALAVLGNQLFIAWRGVGNNQLNVMRSTNGVNWGGKVTLGDTTTSGPGLATLGNRLLLSWRGVGNNQLNVMQSSNGVNFTNKVTLGETTVATPSLHASGGRAFLTWQGVGNRFLNVLASANGTAWGSKQTSRETCIDGPVITNLGNRLVWGWTGTDAAHRLNSMLFSVL; this is encoded by the coding sequence ATGGCAACCAAGAAAAGTAAGAAAACTACTTCCACCAAGAAAGCTGCAAAGAAAAGTGCGTCTAAGAAGAAAACTCAAGGCGCAGTTAAATACAGCGTCTCTGGCGAGTTCCTGGCTTCGAGCAATGTGAAGAGCAGTTACATTTCCGGAGAGACATTCGGTCTGAAAAAAGTCGATTACGCGGTCTCTGAAGGTAAGGCGATCTTTGAAGGAGACATTGTTCTGGGCAGCGCTGCCGAAATGGCAGCCATTAAAAAATCGGTCGAGAATCCGGTGCCGGACGCGGTTGAGGCGGTGGTCATTACCGGCAGTCAATTTCGCTGGCCCGACGGAGTGCTGATCTTTCGCATCGATCCGAGCCTGCCCAACCAACAGCGAGTCACCGATGCAATTAACCACTGGACGGCAAACACGAATATCAGGTTCCGCCAGCGCACAACTGAAGCCAACTTTGTCACGTTCGTCCCGGGCGGAGGTTGTAGCTCTCAAGTGGGCATGCGGGGCGGCGAGCAGCTCATCACCCTGGGCGCCGGGTGCTCTACCGGCAGCACGATTCATGAAATCGGACACGCACTGGGGCTGTGGCACGAACAGAGCAGAGAAGATCGCGACAACTTCGTCACCATCAACTTTGCCAACATTCAGGCGGGCATGGCCCATAACTTTAATCAGCACATCACCGATGGCGACGACATTGGCCGTTATGATTACGGGTCGATCATGCACTATCCCCGCAACGCCTTCGCGATCAATCCGAACGTCGATACGATCACCCCTCGTCCCGATCCCAATGTGCCCATCGGTCAGCGCACTGGCTTGAGCGCCGGCGATGTCGCGGCGATAAATTCACTCTATCCCCGCAAGGCCATACTCGGAGATACGAGCAGCAACGGCCCCGCGATGACAACGCGCGCGAATCAAATGGTACTGCTGGGTTGGACCGGCACCGGAAATCTTCGGCTCAACTTCATGAGTTCGGCGAACGGCCTGAACTACGGTAGCAAGGTTACTTTGAATGAGATCTCGGCCGTGTCCCTGGCGCTCGCTGTTTTCCAAAACAGATTCGTTGTGGCCTGGATTGGAGTGGGCAACAACCGGCTGAACGTGATGCAGTCGACCAACGGGGTAACCTGGACTAACAAGGTGACTCTGGGTGATACGTCACTCTCTTCGCCGGCACTGGCGGTCCTGGGTAATCAGCTCTTTATCGCCTGGCGCGGAGTGGGCAATAACCAGTTGAATGTCATGAGAAGCACTAACGGTGTGAACTGGGGAGGCAAGGTTACGCTGGGAGACACCACGACCTCGGGTCCCGGCCTGGCGACTTTAGGGAATCGTCTGCTCTTGTCATGGCGTGGGGTTGGCAACAACCAGTTGAATGTGATGCAGAGCTCCAACGGCGTGAACTTCACCAACAAAGTCACGCTGGGAGAGACGACAGTAGCTACGCCATCTCTGCACGCGAGCGGTGGCCGGGCCTTTCTGACCTGGCAGGGAGTAGGCAACCGATTCCTCAACGTGCTTGCGAGTGCCAATGGAACAGCCTGGGGCAGCAAGCAGACTTCGAGAGAAACGTGCATTGATGGACCGGTGATCACGAATCTCGGCAACCGGTTGGTTTGGGGCTGGACCGGCACTGATGCTGCCCACCGGCTCAACTCTATGCTCTTCAGCGTGCTCTGA